From a single Hymenobacter sp. YIM 151500-1 genomic region:
- a CDS encoding tellurite resistance TerB family protein yields MFGFFENEQTKKLKSHIVNLAALAKADGHIDEREMNFIVAVGQKNGMRAAEVRSLVGNTSSVKLVIPDNDSERFDQIFDLVDMMLADGVVDNHEMEFCIGMAEKLGFRRDIVAVLVRNISQGVKDGLPREQIKEQTQTLLGN; encoded by the coding sequence ATGTTTGGTTTCTTTGAAAACGAGCAAACAAAAAAACTCAAAAGCCACATCGTAAACCTGGCGGCCCTGGCTAAGGCTGATGGGCACATCGACGAACGAGAAATGAACTTCATTGTGGCCGTGGGCCAGAAAAACGGTATGCGCGCCGCCGAAGTCCGCAGCCTGGTGGGCAACACCAGCAGCGTGAAGCTGGTTATCCCCGACAACGACTCCGAGCGGTTCGACCAGATTTTCGACCTCGTGGACATGATGCTGGCCGATGGCGTGGTCGACAACCACGAAATGGAGTTCTGCATCGGCATGGCCGAAAAGCTCGGTTTCCGCCGCGACATCGTGGCCGTACTCGTGCGCAACATCTCCCAGGGCGTCAAAGACGGCCTCCCCCGCGAACAAATTAAAGAGCAAACCCAAACGCTTTTAGGTAACTAA
- a CDS encoding IS1 family transposase: MLELDEMWTFVGHKKRKTWLWLAVERSSRRIVAWVLGGRGRATARRLWRALPAEYRTGTWYFTDEWEAYQGVLPAGAHRPSPKGSGQTSIVEAINCSLRQKCAVLVRKSCSFSRCRTMHRIRIQLVIDEHNRQCHLKQTTSKTTL, from the coding sequence AACTGGATGAAATGTGGACGTTTGTCGGCCACAAAAAGCGCAAAACATGGCTCTGGCTGGCCGTGGAGCGCTCCAGCCGCCGCATCGTGGCCTGGGTGTTGGGCGGCCGGGGCCGCGCGACGGCTCGGCGCCTGTGGCGCGCTTTGCCGGCCGAGTACCGTACGGGCACCTGGTACTTCACCGACGAGTGGGAAGCCTACCAGGGCGTATTGCCAGCCGGCGCCCACCGGCCCAGTCCCAAAGGCAGCGGCCAGACCAGTATCGTGGAAGCTATCAATTGTTCACTACGCCAAAAGTGCGCCGTGCTCGTGCGTAAATCCTGTTCCTTTAGCCGCTGCCGGACCATGCACCGCATCCGTATTCAACTCGTCATTGACGAACACAACCGGCAATGCCACCTGAAGCAAACGACCAGCAAAACCACGCTTTAG